GCACTGCACTAACCAATTTGCTTGTCTTACACCACCCAACCCATTGTTACTATTCGGAGCCATAATATTGAAAAACCAATGGTAATAAAACAGCTTCTTCGGAAGGATTAGATTCTGTTGATTACAAATGACAATTTTTTCCTGAAATTGATTTCATTATTTCTGTTAGAACTTGAGAAATGCAGTGAAGAAAATAccgaaaataagaaaaaaaaaaagaattttcatTGCGAAAATCCATCAACTAAATTTGATTTGgataaaaatcctaaaataaaatttaacatgaAAATCTTTAAACCGACTTTATCTAATGGATCAAGATTCAAGCCCTCATTTCATAGtatcaataaaacaaataagTACACTACTAATACATTTTTAGTTTAAGATTTTTTAACACAAACCAATTTAATTGGGGTTTTAGAACTAAAGATTCAgaaatattgtaatttttttataattcaaattttcaaagttaACACTTCAAAAAGATTATGCAAGTAAAcgaaattatatattatttagaattttgaaCTACATACAAtaaagttttatattatattttaaattacatgGATTTTCCAATTTTATGATTCACCCTTAATTCTGTGATATTGTAAGTTTGCCTTCATTGTCACAAAATTGGACCCAACTTGTTTctaggtaaataaataaaatactatataacataattaatacATCTACAACATTATCTTAaatctaatttatttatatatataaaaatcacaaTAAATTCCCACCTTATTTATGGCAAAAATTGGtgtcaaaacaaatatatggtaaaaatttataaagtgaTATTTGATTGTAGAGTATAGGAGACTTCTTAGGAATTGTTCCCTATCCTATCAATCATAGTCTATAAAGTTATGTTTCGAGAGACAATGGTGGATCATTAGTTTAAGGATGTGTTCCCTATCCCGTCGATTATAGTCCATCCTTTTAGGAAGAGTTGGCTCGTCGtgaagctgagaaagagagTTGTGTGCATGTTGTTCCGTCAAACTCTCTCGCTCCAACCGGCACTTCTACTCTtgtggttgaatttcttcagcCTGAGGCTCTTCTTGGCGGTGGAGCGGATAACGCCCTTGTGCTTAGGGCCGAAGCTGTGGCACAGCCGTATGGTTCATCTTCGACTCCAATCCTAGTTGAAGAGACCGAGCAAGCTCTTGAGTCAATGTCTCCTCCTCCAACCAAAGAGAGAGATTGTTTTAGGACTGTATACTCCCAGCGCCACTCCCAGTGTTACGCCAAAGGGTCTCAAGAGGCCATGTGCCAATCTTGATGCGGCTAAAAAGAGAAGATGTGTCAAAGGTTTTGATGTCAGACTTTCACTTTTGGAAGCGTCTATTTTGGTTATGATGCCACAGCACACTgacaaggttttttttttaaaaactttcttttcgttaatatattagttttttccttacttattatatttatttttgatgtaGTTCGTGTATTTGAGCGACgtgtaaattaattttaaaattaactagatatataaatgcaaataaacaaaaatatttgaaaagataaaaaaatcatagtttcggattatatgttttcaaattcaatttttttataaatcttattttgaaatttgtttttgttttctcaaatttttctttcttttcgaAATTcgaaaatgatttttgaaactatttataaaatagccTTTTTGAATACATCAAttccatatattatatatataaatatgttctTACACAATATTGAGGATATAAATGGGCTTAAAGCTTGTTTTCACAACTCACCATTTAACTTGATTCCAGACAAAAAAAGCTGGTAATAAAGAGTCCCCGAATTAGTTAGGTGGCCTAATAAGAAAGGTCCACTACTAAATGTACGACGTCGTTTGTGAGGTCGCAAATCTccttgagagagagagtgagagtgagTAGAGAGAAACGCCTTCTAGGGTTAGTATTGAAAAACACAGTGATGGCGGCGAGAAATGCTCTGCTTCGATACCTTAGAGTCAACGTGAATCCATCACCTGCACTCCCTTTCACCACCGTACTTCTTAGGCGTTTCTCGGAGGAAGTAAGAGGATCGTTTCTCGACAAATCTGATGTCACAGATCGCGTTATCTCCGTCGTCAAAAACTTTCAAAGAGTCGATCCCTCAAAGGTATCTGATTTGCTGTATTTTGATTAGATCAAGAGAAGGTTTTCGATTGAAACTGGGGATTTACGATTCAGCATTGTGGATGGGCTTTTGAGGAATGGGCTTTTCTGTGAACTAACAACTGTTTTTGGTCGGTCGTTGCAGGTAACACCAAAAGCCCATTTTCACAACGATCTCGGGTTAGACAGTTTGGACAGTGTGGAGGTTGTGATGGCGTTGGAGGAAGAGTTTGGGTTTGAGATCCCTGATAATGATGCTGACAAGATCCAGTCCGTTGATCTTGCTGTTGACTTTATCGCTTCTCATCCTCAGGCTACTTAAGAAAAAGAGATTCAAAACTCTTCAGTGTTATGCAGCTGTGTCTACAGATTTGATTAGAGACTAATAGGAAGAGaacaaacttctttttttttgctctgcTTTGCTTTCATAAGTGTTTGCTGTGTTCCCCTCCTGCGTGATTTTACGAGATCTTTCAAGAAACTTGcttttttggtatttttctttcttaaattgTTAACTTTGGGAAATTAGAACAACAATGAAACTTCAGAAGCTGCAAACCAATGTTTAAAAATGTCTGACATTCAGAAGCTGCAAACAAATGTTTAAAAATGTCGGACATTGGACAACGACTTCTGAATTAGTACGCTGACAATTATTGATTGTATTAGTAAGTTACATTTGATAactgttaaaacaaaaattgaaagTGACTTCCATAGTATCACCAAGAATCGACACTAATTTATCCTTAACACTTGTATTTTAcctttgtttttataatttaattgatGTTTCTTGGTTTATTTTACTTCTGAACAAAAAGATTATTACTGAAATGATCATATCCAAATAATAGATTATTACTCTTAATTGTCAACACATGTTGCGACAAAGGATCTAAAAGAAAGTCACGAATATCGTGAATACAGAGGGacatttaaatcatataaaagaaaaaaaaattacattcaaCAGAGTTTGGCTTTAAGATCCTTTCTCAGAATTTTTCCGGAAGGAGATTTGGGAATGGAGGGAACAAAGAAGACCTTGTGCAATCTCTTGTAGAATACCACCTACACATCCACAGATCAGTTACATATTCATTCTATACATAAAGCAGATAACGAAAATCACAAGTATACTGTATAATCTTAGTGTCTTATTTCCCGTGATCTCAGTGTCTTATTTCCCGTGAGATCTTTTAGTTTCGCGGTTAAGCAAGGACTAAGGACATGACTGGTCTAATCACAAGGATTGAAGGGTTGTGGACATTTGCGGATGCAGATTATTACAGTTTTAAGAGATTTGTATGCTTGATACAATGTTAAAATGAGTAGGTTTGCGGGATATTTAGTCTGGTTAACTATCAAATACATACattgttaaatattaaatcaacgatatttacattttatatagttataaagatattaaaaatcataatattgtaataaatataaaattaatttatggAATAGTAACATTAAGTTTTGAAacattatagaaaatatttttgtttaaattttttataatataaattaaaatataatatatattagtatttatgttatttcgatttaatttttttatttaatattctatttttttctttttttaagaaaaaattatcatCCCACAATTGCATGCAACCGCAAATGTTAGTTGATACCAGGTTTTGAATTTAAGAGatttaaaatagtttgaattaatttataatattttatgtaattgttACAAAACGTCAACAACTGATACTAACTGCAAATCTACATTTGAAGGTAATAGGGAAATACATTTGAAGGTAATAAGGAAACCTGTCATGCCCTAAATAGAATATGCttgttcaaaatttttatttttattttattttcgaaGTAAGATAACATTGTTTATGTagttttactattttaaaacatcccgattttttaaaaatagtttcaatttTTCGTCTTCAAAATaaagtttgtttgttttctttttccttttacaAAAATGTTGTTTCCtacaatttaaaatcatattgaaaaaaaagaattttaacaagatttaaataattaacataaattaaaactaaatatataagagAACAAACCTATGCTTCAGACAACCAAATGtctaacattttatattttggaaaacCCATAATTTGGTTGTCCATATTTGTATAagtatttatcaaaaattatattaaatatgttatttattaaatgaattttagtttttttatctattttgattattattttattgtgtactttttgaaaaaatattttataataaaaaattgggTTTCTATGAAAAAAAAGTATTTCGAACTTAGTTAGGAGGATGGTCCTATTATATTTCCCCCCGCATATCAATCTATGAAAAGATTTCTTGTTAGTTAACCAAAAAGAAAGACCAACTAAATGTATACCTGTTTggatatatattcttttatatctTCTTCCGTGATGACGTTTCCATTTGATCGGACTACGAAAGCCACCGGAACTTCTCCAGCCACTTCATCTCTTTGACTGCAAGTGACCAATAAAGTTTAAAAACGGTGTCGGTAAAACAACCTTACGACTCAATGCATATATATTGTTGTGCTACTTACGGAACAACCGCAGCATCCGCAATAGAGTGGTGACTGATGAGCAAAGCCTCTAGCTCAGCCGGAGGCACCTGTTCTTCCGTATTCCATCATTAGTGCCACAGTTTCTAAATAATCTTATTTATAATGTAAGCAGTTATACCTTTATTGAACAGAGttgaaatatctttttaattaatctccgcgttttatattattgtattgTATTACTAGTTATAGAGTAAAAACAGATGATAATACTATTTTGAACTTACTCTCAAAACTTCTTTTTAGCAATTAACATGTTTTCAGATGTATTAAGACATGTTCTGTTTTTAATGACGTGACATTTTCAACGATTTTACCAGTTCGTTATTTTGCATATAAGTGTTAAAGTTATGTTACCTATCTAATTAACATTTAAAGTCATTTAAGAGATTCAATATGTTAACTGAAAAAAATAGTTACAAGCgaggaaataaatatttaatttcagtttttttttgtgtgtgagTGAAATTGAAGTTATTTATAAGGTTTGTTTTAAATGAACTCAAATATTGTCAATGGACTTGCCTGAAAGCCTTTGAACTTGATGACCTCTTTGAGTCGATCAACAATGAATATCTCGTCATCTTCGTCAACATACCCAATGTCCCCTGTGTGAAGCCAACCTTCCTCGTCAATTGTAGCTGACGTGGCTTCCGGATCCTTCAAGTACTCTGCGCGCCAAAAGTCGGTTGAAAATTTATATCCCCTAAACCTTAATTATGTCGAAATTGTGATACGTCCTTATTACGTTTTTGAATATCTTGTCAGCTTTTCATTTCAAGAAGTATAAAAACATGTCACGTCTGTTTAGACGTGGCCGTATTTAGAAATCATAGTAAAAAGCATGTCGTGCAAAATGTACATGTGATGCAAACCTTATTAAAAGCTGTATATTTAGATGACTAaactttattgttttcttttttgaacaatCTGTATAAATTAAATACGTTCTCTTATATTTGTGAAATAAAAAGTAGTATTTACGAAGCCACTACAAAAAATTTTTCTTACGCCACGAAAAAAGTTTGGAAATTAAACTATAGTTCTTTTATTTTGccgacaaaacaaaaaaaaattcgcTATCAACGGTCTATGATGTTAATGATGAATTGCTATTCTAGTAAGGCCGTTTTCCATTGAATGTAAGACTTTCATTGCACcatattttccaaaaaagataaaaatatgagcagaagacaaaagaaaatgaaaaaacgAACCTTTCATGATTTGTTGACCACGGATACAAATCTCACCAGTTTGGTTGTAGCCAAGAGAGAGACGTGTCTCAAGGTGAACCACTTTAAGCTCTGCGTTTCGGACAACAGTCCCACAAGAGCCTGATTTTGACGGAATTGGCTCTTTAGCAAAACCAAGGCTCATTGACAACACTGGTCCTGCCTCTGTCATACCATATCCCTGTTTGTCCATAATCCAGCAGTTGTTGACTATTACCTCATAAGTTCTATATTACTACACTTTTGGCACTATTGTACTAAATTACTAATAATGATCGACCATAGCAAGTATTGGTCGACTATGAGAGATCTCTCCAATACGTAAATTTGATTTGGTATatgaaaaacattatttaacTAGTTTAGGTTACAATGccgttttgattatttttatttaactcaTATGTTACAtaaccttttatttatttattatttatttaggcTCATAAACTTTTCGAAGTACTGTAAAAATACATCGACGTATCATCATTTACTTCtctagtataatttttttagcaAATGTTAAtagtgtgtgtgtttgtgtgcaTCTATGTCTAGTTGTCTTTGTGTGCGCGCATCTACTTTTTCTTCTATTTAATCAAATTCAATCATCGTATTATAGTCTTGAGTTAATTGGCCTacaatacataaaattttattaacttGTCGCAACCTTGGTTGTATATTTATTAGCGTCTGATCACTATCACTATCTTGAAGCTGTCCTTCGAAAAATCTGCCCAACTAATATTGGTTGTAAAATTATATGTGTCCTTATTcgtatttaattattttattgtcaTTGTCTAACATTTATCATTAaactttcttataaatattttattcaaaaatcagttacaaaaaaaaatattttattcagaaTTATTGATGgatgttatttaaaatttagaagttattattatatgttatcATTCAAACagtactttttatttatttataaaatataatgattatagttaattaataatattttttgtaacttaattaattaataaattgataatattattaattaattaataatattgagaaCTAAAATACAAACTACAATCGTTAGAACAACACACTTTGACTTCTTATTTCAAAGGTAGTCTCACTTCAAATAAGAGTTGCCTTTTCATATAGTATTGTAAGAATTAATCAATCAGTTGTATTGAATAATGTCATCATCAAAATCAATACgattaatcatttttattaatactAACATAAAATAGTGTAACAATTCATTTTTCTTATGTAGCTGATGATAAGCGTAAAATGGTTTATTTTTGCAATATCTGttacttatttttgaaatgagcatacctatttatttttttttgctacgaAGCAAATTACCATATATGTAAAAGACTTTAAAAGGGTaactaattaagaaaaaaaaactagagaaCAAGACATTTGAAGAAGTTCAAAACCCAGCATAAACCTATGTTGAAACTTCAATTGTAAAGACAATATCGATGTGAAAATTAGATGCGGTCCCATTGGATCGGCAACCTAAATCACATCCGTCTTTTCTTCCTATGTATGTCTAAACCTAAACTACACCAGcttttaaaactataaataaataaataaaagtagaaatatTAGGAAAATGAATACAATGcgaaattgtttcaaaaaaaaatacaatgcGAAATTAGCTTGGGAGCAGATGGAGCGTACGTAACCGAGATTACGCCGAAAAGCTAGACGCAACCCTCACTCACTCTCTTCCCATGCATTCCCctccttttttttaaatttttgataatttaatataaaacgaATTAACTaattatccaaattattcaTATTCACCGAATGAAAATGGGAAAATACTTGGATAATTATAACAAAGGAAAATGTCTAAAATTATGCATTGATCACGAAAAGGTTCCCGCCGTATTAGTAGGGTTAGTAACATAAAGTCAACatgcaaaataaaatattaattacctGGCCAAGGACTGCCTGAGGGAGACGGCTGCGTAGACTATCCTCGAGATCTTTGCCTAAGGGAGCTGCACCGGAGAGAACCAATCTAACGGAAGAGAGATCATAAGAGTTAACGGTTGGGTTCTTGGCCAAAGCAATCACAAGCGGCGGAACAAGCGCCGCTACCGTCACCTTGTGTCTCTGTATTAGATCCAATAACGCCCCGATTTCGAATTTGTGCATCAAAAGAACCGTCGCACCTATACTTATTATtacaataattattatattgtttttcattattaaaaaaaaagaaacttgcaTGTATGTTTATGTTACCGGATCGGATGGAATTGAGAAGGACGCTATTGAGTGAGTAGATGTGGAAAAGAGGCAAAACGCAGAGCACGACGTCGTTTGATTTCAGGTAAAGATTAGGGTTGTCTCCATCCACTTGTTGCGCGACGCTCGTGATCAAGCTCTTGTGCGTTAAAACCACACCCTTCGGCAACCCCGTCGTGCCAGAGGAGAAAGGAAGCGCCGCCGCGTCGTCGCCACCGACGTCAACAGCAACATCTAGCGAGTTTGCCTCGTCGTCGGCGAGCAGCAGCGCCGAGAAAGGAAGACAGTTCTCCGGCGGAGGAACCTCCGTGGTGATCACGGTGAGATCTTCACCGATTCTTGTTTCCTCGTCGAGGTTCCTCAGTTTATCGACGTAATGAGAGTGAGTGACGATGAGCTTGGCTCCGGAGGACTTGACCTGTTTGTGGATCTCCTGAGAGGTGTAGAAAGGATTCGCGGTGGTGGAGACGGCGCCGATCATGGAAGCGCCCATGAAGGTGAAGACGAACTCGGCGGAGTTTTGGAGGAGGACCATTATCACGTCGCCTTTTCGAATCCCCGTTTTGTGTAGCCCGGCGGCGACTCTCCGGCATATGAGGTGCGTCTCGCCGTACGTGTAGCTTTTTCCCGTGGAACCTACGATCAGACAAGGCTTGTCGGAAACAGAGGGGAGCTTCTCGAAGCAGTAAGTGTGGAGAGGTAGGTGGTTGGGAATGTCGATGTCCGGAAGCTTTGATCGGAAAATACGCGGTGGTGGAGAAGGAGGAGCATCGGTGGGGGAGGTGGTTGTATCCACCGGTTGGTGAATCTGAGGTTCTTGTAGAGTTGCAGTTATCATTGTGTAAATAAAAGATGtgttttatttgaatatttttttggttgttaTCTTCTTGTTTGGGAAATCGAGAAATGTACATATATAATAGAAGTGGGTGTGTGTAGGTGATGAGAGAAGAATGAAATAAATTAGGGAAGTAGAGGAAGGAAAGACTATTGGGGTAGGTAGAGGGAATGGCTGTTAGAAGAGGAACGGAGGATTGTCTGGTAGGTTTCATTTTGTCTAAACAGTCTCGTGCATGTCCTTCTCTCGCTctcttatttcttctttttttttctctcttctttttatccctatttaatttttttttctttcttaaatccTGTTACATATGTCTTATATTATGTACATAAATAACTTGTcacaaatatatgaataataccGAGTTTGGGTtctttgtttatatatgtataataactACTGTACCAAATtaattgcatatatatataagttcatAGATCAAGATTTATATAATTGTCATCGCATAtttaattgataatatattagAGGAATTTGTAAACAATGATTATGTTTAATAAAGCATATTGGTCGGGGGAAAAACGCGAAATTATCTGTTACGAATTTCATTCAGTGAAAATTTAGATATGTTGTCTAACAAATCGTGTGTGCTTATGTTCATTCAGTCTTATTATGGCTTTAATTAATactgtattgatttttttttcttctaaacaTACACGAGTGGTAATACAACTATTCTCTTAACAAAAATCAAGCTTCAGAATATTGAAGTCGTGTTTCTTGTagacattttttttgtaactgaggCTATGTTTCTTGTAGACATTTTACCCTTGTTCACGCGTTGAACACTTTAAGCACAAAATAAGAATCTTCATGTGTTATCAAGACTTGTCAAGCGAGATGTACTCGTACATACTGCACATGCTTAAGCTCGAATAATTTTAGGGTATTCTAAAACCCTATTATGAAGACCATCCACATCTAAGAAATCTCAATAACCTCTATAGGATTTACTATCACTTTTAAGTGATTTTTGAGACGAGACTTCAATTCAATACTTGACCAAGAGATCGAAAATTTTAAGCTATTTGAAGGCTGCACCATCTTATTTGCTTTTGCTATATTTTGTAAGGATGATATTGACTTTGAAAGTGATAAAAACTAGTCATGTTGTCATTGATGCTTCTTTTCtgaagttttgtatttttaacttCTCCACCTAAGTGGAGAGATGGTAAAcatgcaattttttttctcttttacctATAGGAACTCATGTGAATAAGTGTTggtatttagttatttttcgTCTCTGATGACATATTCTCCTCTATTAGACTATTACATTACTGGTGCATCTTTGTTACTTACTTGAATTATTTTGGATGCTGGTCACTGGTTTCTATGTCTTCAACAATTTTTAAGAGTTGATCACTATTCACCTTTCGGCCAtagattgaaaataaataaacaaattgtGATCCAAATTGAAACACTCGGCCCCATTGATGTAAAGCAAAACATACTTCATAAGAAATGAGCTATTTAATACacctataaaaatatatttcataactttttttgtcaacttgttatatatttcataactaggtgattctcccgtgctcatgcacggaaataaatatttacaaataagtattttactttatttgtttatatgttttaagtaatcttttatttgtatgtataaaaaattgtattaaatatctttatgttttaagtatgatattttgtattatttaaacttttttttttgagttgtATATAGACGGTTAAATTAATGATGATTTTTCTCATTAGGTTAAAATTATCGTATTAGTAGATAATTCAGTTTATCctcttatatttgtaaatatatttcataaaattttgtataatttgatatatcttattttagaaaaatagaaaaatataaatcagatattcattaataaacataacttgTAAAACATTGAAAATTTATTCACGTATATGAACATATGCAAAATAGATACGTCATAAtaattggttgatttaattgttcatattttaatttgatttcattACTTGCATTTGGTATATTGGGATATATCGTTTTTAATCataatgttttggttataattagactaaaataaaacgattttgctaattacatttttttagtttaccttaggttcataaatatatttatgtataatttatatatgttttgataaaatatataagtctatattttaaaatatcatagatattttctgttttttatgtttttggaaaaaatatgaagaaaaatacaaataaatttgtttatgtataatcaatcttttatattctagaaatattattatcttatagaaaaatgtctaaattgttttattaatattataaattttctttttcttatcaatattttaatacaaatttgatttaactgaacattaaaattaagataaaaacaattttgtttattttgaattatatttaagaatgtgcatgtatatatttaaaattataatcttaggtagatttttctatatatttattttaattaaatatattatataaatatgtaaaattgcataattgtcaaaaattaaaattaaaaaagatttataatatctgtagatatatatataagaaactaatgattttacgatttaatttgattttattattcaatttttttataattttctaaaaatatatatatttttgaaatattttttatttaaatgatatttcgaaatttgaaatgccataattgaatatatttattttaatgatgatttatgagttattaccatatttttaaaaagtccaaaaatataaatcgacaataaatgtaatatatgagttattaccatattttaaaaattttaccaaaaatataaattaacattaaatataattttccatgtcatattaatctttaaaacatgttatcaattttagtagtcatgtcacaattattaatctaggtgttttcctgcatcatgtgtagtgatgaattttttgaaagttaaattttatattttaaaatgtaatttattaatattatatattttattatttttaccaatagttaatataaatatcattaattaagcatacaattaagagaaaatattttttttattttaaattatatttaagaatatacagtatatgtataaataaagttaaaatcttagataaaaaaattatctatttcatttggttaaatgtattaaatcaacttgtactaaattactaaaaatcatataaaattgtatagttatcaaaaattaatatttacataatttgtagatatctaaaaaaaactaatgatattacgatttattttttttttaattcagaaaatttagaaacttttagataataaaaattttataattataaaagtaaaattatataatatttcgaaattctaaatgtcatatttgaatatatttattttagtgatgatttatgagttattaccatattctacaaagtttaccaaaatataaatcaatatttaatgtaatatatgagttattgccatattctacaaagatttccaaaaatatatatcagcattaaatgtaattgtctatgtcatatttaaccatatgacatgtcatcaattttaatagccacgtcacaatttttttgtgaaaacgattgtagagaagacatgtggcaaatcacttcgcaaataatgtctaggggaCTTCATATATAAGAGTGGAAATGTCAATAGTTTAAATAAGGTTTCATTGATATTTTACACCAAAAATGtagtttttgagttttaaaaaataaattatgcaaACTAATTTACAAGAGATTTTTGTCATGGTACAAATATGTTGTCAGAAATGGATATAGTGATTCAGAATTATGCCGTCAAACgtgaatttttataaaacatgtaGAATGTCGACTATTGAAtggtttttataatattttctaatcgGTAACTTTTTGACAAAATCGTACTTCAAGTCTTATTTTTATTAGTCTTTGAAAAATAGTCTTCCAGACACTTTAATTAACTTTTGTGATTATCATTTTACTccttataattttatatcttatatatataatacatgacaaattaataatattaaaacaatattacaaaaaaaattgagatatCTTTCTCAAACTTACa
The sequence above is drawn from the Raphanus sativus cultivar WK10039 chromosome 7, ASM80110v3, whole genome shotgun sequence genome and encodes:
- the LOC108817856 gene encoding 4-coumarate--CoA ligase 3, producing the protein MITATLQEPQIHQPVDTTTSPTDAPPSPPPRIFRSKLPDIDIPNHLPLHTYCFEKLPSVSDKPCLIVGSTGKSYTYGETHLICRRVAAGLHKTGIRKGDVIMVLLQNSAEFVFTFMGASMIGAVSTTANPFYTSQEIHKQVKSSGAKLIVTHSHYVDKLRNLDEETRIGEDLTVITTEVPPPENCLPFSALLLADDEANSLDVAVDVGGDDAAALPFSSGTTGLPKGVVLTHKSLITSVAQQVDGDNPNLYLKSNDVVLCVLPLFHIYSLNSVLLNSIRSGATVLLMHKFEIGALLDLIQRHKVTVAALVPPLVIALAKNPTVNSYDLSSVRLVLSGAAPLGKDLEDSLRSRLPQAVLGQGYGMTEAGPVLSMSLGFAKEPIPSKSGSCGTVVRNAELKVVHLETRLSLGYNQTGEICIRGQQIMKEYLKDPEATSATIDEEGWLHTGDIGYVDEDDEIFIVDRLKEVIKFKGFQVPPAELEALLISHHSIADAAVVPQRDEVAGEVPVAFVVRSNGNVITEEDIKEYISKQVVFYKRLHKVFFVPSIPKSPSGKILRKDLKAKLC
- the LOC108817857 gene encoding acyl carrier protein 2, mitochondrial, with the translated sequence MAARNALLRYLRVNVNPSPALPFTTVLLRRFSEEVRGSFLDKSDVTDRVISVVKNFQRVDPSKVTPKAHFHNDLGLDSLDSVEVVMALEEEFGFEIPDNDADKIQSVDLAVDFIASHPQAT